In Alphaproteobacteria bacterium, one DNA window encodes the following:
- the rplE gene encoding 50S ribosomal protein L5: MNKSKETTPGQAAAAKPAKKPAAAKTKAAAVSESASAEPSVQLDASGKPRLQLRYEQVIKSALIEQFGYGNAMQAPRLEKIVINMGVGGATADSKRLTQAVADLALIAGQKPVITHANKAIATFKLREGMGIGCKVTLRSRKMYEFLDRLVNIALPRVRDFRGVSGRSFDGRGNYAMGLKEQIVFPEIDYDKMESVRGMDIIFVTTAKTDAEAKALLKGFDMPFSN, encoded by the coding sequence ATGAACAAGAGCAAGGAAACAACGCCCGGCCAGGCGGCCGCTGCAAAGCCCGCCAAGAAACCGGCCGCCGCCAAGACCAAGGCCGCCGCTGTGTCGGAATCCGCCTCTGCCGAGCCTTCGGTTCAGTTGGATGCCAGCGGCAAGCCGCGCTTGCAGCTGCGCTATGAGCAGGTCATCAAATCGGCCCTGATCGAGCAATTCGGCTATGGCAATGCCATGCAGGCGCCGCGTCTTGAGAAGATCGTCATCAATATGGGCGTGGGCGGGGCGACTGCCGATAGCAAGCGACTGACCCAAGCCGTGGCCGATTTGGCCTTGATCGCGGGGCAAAAACCCGTGATCACGCATGCCAACAAGGCCATCGCGACCTTCAAACTGCGCGAAGGCATGGGCATTGGCTGCAAGGTCACCTTGCGTAGCCGCAAGATGTATGAGTTTCTGGATCGTCTGGTCAATATCGCATTGCCGCGCGTGCGCGACTTTCGCGGGGTTTCCGGGCGCAGCTTTGACGGTCGCGGCAACTATGCCATGGGCCTGAAGGAGCAGATCGTGTTTCCGGAAATCGACTATGACAAGATGGAATCTGTTCGCGGAATGGATATCATCTTTGTGACCACCGCCAAGACGGATGCCGAAGCCAAAGCCTTGCTTAAGGGCTTCGACATGCCGTTCTCGAATTGA
- the rpsN gene encoding 30S ribosomal protein S14, whose translation MAKLSSVEKNKRRQRMVKSYGPRRKRLKAIISNRALPIEERFAAQVKLAQLPRNSSPVRVRNRCELTGRPRGYYRRFRLCRIMLRELAQRGMLPGVTKSSW comes from the coding sequence ATGGCCAAACTCAGCTCGGTAGAGAAAAACAAGCGCCGTCAGCGCATGGTCAAGTCCTATGGACCGCGCCGCAAGCGTTTGAAGGCGATCATCAGCAACCGCGCCTTGCCGATCGAAGAGCGGTTCGCCGCTCAGGTCAAATTGGCGCAGCTGCCCCGCAACAGCAGCCCGGTGCGCGTGCGCAACCGGTGTGAGCTGACGGGTCGGCCCAGAGGCTATTACCGGCGCTTCCGTCTTTGCCGCATCATGCTGCGCGAATTGGCACAACGCGGCATGTTGCCCGGCGTGACGAAATCAAGCTGGTAG
- the rpsH gene encoding 30S ribosomal protein S8, which produces MALSDPLGDMLTRIRNGQKARKAEVLSPSSKLRRSVLDVLKREGYILGWHEDEEGQLHITPKYFEGRGAIQLIERVSTPGRRVYAAIKKLPRVSNGLGISILSTPRGVMSDNEARSANVGGEVLCKVY; this is translated from the coding sequence ATGGCATTAAGCGATCCCTTGGGCGATATGCTGACACGCATCCGCAACGGCCAGAAGGCCCGCAAAGCGGAAGTACTCAGCCCGTCCTCGAAGCTGCGCCGCAGCGTGCTCGATGTGCTCAAGCGCGAGGGCTACATCCTCGGCTGGCACGAGGACGAGGAGGGCCAGTTACATATCACGCCTAAATACTTTGAGGGTCGCGGCGCGATCCAGTTGATCGAGCGCGTTTCGACGCCCGGTCGGCGAGTCTATGCCGCGATCAAAAAGTTGCCGCGCGTCAGCAACGGGCTGGGTATCTCCATCCTGTCCACGCCGCGCGGTGTGATGTCGGACAACGAGGCGCGCAGCGCCAATGTTGGCGGCGAAGTCTTGTGCAAAGTCTATTGA
- the rplF gene encoding 50S ribosomal protein L6, which translates to MSRIGKHAITVPSGVTVEIKGQSVSAKGKMGVLSMSVMDDVGVTLEDGRVKVAPRTASRAGRIMWATTRTLVANMVKGVSDGFRKVLEIDGVGYRAAVQGNEVVLQLGYSHEVRYAIPEGIAIKADKPTVLSISGIDCQRVGQVAAEIRSMRPPEPYKGKGIHYEGERIRRKEGKKK; encoded by the coding sequence ATGTCACGCATCGGTAAACACGCGATCACCGTCCCGTCTGGCGTGACGGTCGAGATCAAGGGGCAAAGCGTCTCCGCCAAGGGCAAGATGGGCGTATTGTCCATGAGTGTCATGGACGACGTGGGCGTCACGCTGGAAGATGGCCGGGTCAAGGTTGCCCCGCGCACCGCCTCTCGCGCCGGACGCATCATGTGGGCGACCACGCGCACGCTGGTGGCCAATATGGTCAAGGGCGTGTCCGATGGCTTCCGCAAGGTGCTGGAAATCGACGGTGTCGGTTACCGCGCCGCGGTGCAGGGGAACGAAGTGGTCTTGCAGCTGGGCTACAGCCACGAAGTGCGCTACGCCATCCCCGAAGGCATCGCCATCAAGGCCGATAAGCCGACGGTGCTAAGCATCAGCGGCATCGATTGCCAGCGCGTGGGGCAGGTGGCGGCGGAAATCCGCTCCATGCGCCCTCCCGAGCCTTACAAGGGCAAGGGCATCCACTATGAGGGTGAGCGCATCCGCCGTAAGGAAGGCAAGAAGAAGTAA
- the rplR gene encoding 50S ribosomal protein L18, with product MSSGKAVQRQRRASRVRKVLAHRRRTKPQEARVRLTVFRADRNIYAQVIDDRTQQTLASASSLDLRDTLKSGANKDAAAAVGKLVAERALAADVKQVAFDRGGHPYHGRVKALADAAREGGLEF from the coding sequence ATGAGCAGTGGAAAAGCGGTCCAAAGGCAACGTCGGGCGTCTCGCGTACGCAAGGTTCTGGCGCATCGGCGGCGGACGAAGCCGCAAGAGGCTCGTGTACGCCTGACGGTGTTCCGCGCCGACCGAAACATCTATGCCCAGGTCATTGACGACCGGACGCAGCAGACTTTGGCGTCGGCCTCGTCCTTGGATCTGAGGGATACGCTGAAAAGCGGCGCCAATAAGGACGCGGCGGCAGCCGTGGGCAAGCTGGTGGCCGAGCGCGCCTTGGCCGCCGATGTCAAGCAGGTGGCGTTCGATCGCGGCGGTCATCCCTATCATGGGCGTGTGAAGGCCCTGGCGGATGCGGCGCGCGAAGGCGGGCTGGAGTTTTAA
- the rpsE gene encoding 30S ribosomal protein S5 produces MASNDKSKDAGKSEKAAKPAEKKIGDKKPERKASKPAGAATGAAKPAEKSAGGEGAGATEAHAGQGHGHGRGGREGGGGGHGREGGGGRRRRDGENRDRDNREGEELIEKLVSINRVSSVVKGGKRFNFAALVVVGDGKGRVGHGTGKAREVPDAIRKATASARARLLRVPLRDGRTLHHDSRGHFGSGKVVVRTAPSGTGIIAGGPMRAVFEALGVHDVVAKSVGSSNPHNMVRATFDALANVSSPRLVAARRGKKVSDILGRRPDEVGEGKEAAPKGAAA; encoded by the coding sequence ATGGCAAGCAACGACAAGAGTAAAGACGCCGGCAAGTCCGAAAAAGCCGCCAAGCCCGCCGAGAAGAAGATCGGCGACAAAAAGCCCGAACGCAAGGCTTCCAAGCCTGCGGGCGCGGCGACGGGTGCCGCTAAACCGGCCGAGAAATCGGCTGGCGGCGAAGGCGCAGGCGCGACTGAGGCTCATGCCGGTCAGGGCCATGGTCATGGTCGCGGCGGCCGTGAAGGCGGCGGCGGCGGTCATGGGCGCGAGGGTGGCGGCGGTCGTCGTCGTCGCGATGGAGAGAACCGCGACCGCGACAACCGCGAAGGCGAAGAGCTGATCGAAAAGCTGGTCAGCATCAACCGCGTCTCGTCGGTGGTCAAGGGCGGTAAGCGCTTTAACTTTGCGGCTTTGGTGGTGGTGGGCGACGGCAAGGGCCGTGTCGGCCACGGCACCGGCAAGGCGCGTGAAGTGCCCGATGCCATTCGCAAGGCCACGGCCAGCGCGCGCGCGCGTTTGTTGCGCGTGCCGCTACGCGATGGTCGCACGCTGCATCATGACTCGCGCGGCCATTTCGGCTCGGGCAAGGTGGTGGTGCGCACGGCTCCCAGTGGTACCGGTATCATCGCGGGCGGTCCTATGCGCGCGGTGTTCGAGGCCTTGGGCGTCCATGACGTGGTGGCCAAGTCGGTGGGCAGCTCGAATCCGCACAACATGGTTCGTGCGACTTTCGATGCTTTGGCGAATGTCTCAAGCCCCCGTTTGGTGGCGGCGCGCCGTGGCAAGAAGGTCAGCGATATCCTGGGCCGTCGTCCCGACGAAGTCGGCGAAGGCAAAGAGGCGGCTCCCAAGGGCGCAGCCGCTTAA
- the rpmD gene encoding 50S ribosomal protein L30, with protein MTGKKSSGDKTVTVRQIASGTGRKPGQAQTLTGLGLGRIGAQRDLQDTPAVRGMIAKVHHLVEVVSGAKGA; from the coding sequence ATGACCGGGAAAAAGAGCAGTGGCGACAAGACGGTGACGGTGCGGCAGATCGCAAGCGGCACTGGCCGTAAGCCCGGCCAGGCTCAGACCCTGACGGGCCTGGGATTGGGCCGCATCGGCGCGCAGCGCGACTTGCAGGATACGCCTGCGGTGCGCGGCATGATCGCCAAGGTGCATCATCTGGTTGAAGTGGTAAGCGGAGCCAAGGGCGCGTAA
- a CDS encoding 50S ribosomal protein L15 — protein sequence MKLNELKDNKGARRKPFALGRGIGSGKGKTCGRGVKGQKARTGVSIKGFEGGQMPLHRRLPKRGFRNIFARDLAEVNLGRLQEAIESGLVDAKKEITSQTLISVGLARRAKHGVRLLAKGEIKTAVKLVLAGATAAAKAAVEKAGGSITLTGVKAEAAE from the coding sequence ATGAAACTGAATGAATTGAAAGATAACAAAGGCGCGCGGCGCAAACCCTTCGCTCTGGGGCGCGGCATCGGCTCGGGCAAGGGCAAGACCTGCGGTCGCGGCGTGAAGGGTCAAAAGGCCCGCACCGGCGTGTCGATCAAGGGATTTGAAGGCGGCCAGATGCCCTTGCATCGCCGTCTGCCCAAGCGCGGCTTCCGCAACATCTTTGCTCGCGACTTGGCCGAGGTCAATTTGGGCCGTTTGCAAGAGGCTATCGAATCCGGCCTGGTGGACGCCAAAAAAGAAATCACCTCGCAGACTTTGATCAGCGTGGGCTTGGCCCGTCGTGCCAAGCACGGTGTGCGCCTGCTGGCCAAGGGTGAGATCAAGACGGCGGTCAAACTGGTCCTGGCCGGTGCCACCGCCGCCGCCAAAGCCGCCGTGGAAAAAGCCGGCGGCTCGATCACCCTTACCGGCGTGAAGGCTGAGGCGGCGGAATAG
- a CDS encoding XRE family transcriptional regulator yields MISAAQIRAARGFLGWSQAYLAQKAGLSKSVLVNVEGRLNTPRESTILSIKQALESGGVEFNPTNGGVHMRQQNVYVLSDSDGYVRFKQIVLETATAEGGEVLSSGVDERQFTRWYSPEHDKAYMDGMKRLKNVRGKFLVREGDYNFIASDYAEYRWISKQDFKSVPFYVVGGKLAIMLLEMEPMIILIDIPAVAAAYRIHFHAMWEQAKIPPLRTTNTDTSQ; encoded by the coding sequence ATGATATCCGCTGCCCAAATACGCGCCGCCAGGGGTTTTCTTGGTTGGAGCCAGGCTTATCTTGCCCAAAAAGCCGGGCTATCGAAATCCGTGCTGGTGAATGTGGAAGGCCGTCTAAACACACCACGCGAAAGCACTATTCTGTCTATCAAACAAGCTCTTGAGTCGGGCGGCGTCGAATTCAACCCCACCAATGGCGGGGTCCATATGCGTCAGCAAAATGTCTATGTTCTATCGGATAGCGATGGATATGTGCGCTTCAAGCAGATTGTGTTGGAAACCGCGACGGCCGAAGGCGGCGAAGTGCTCAGTAGTGGTGTGGATGAACGACAATTCACCCGTTGGTACAGCCCCGAACATGACAAAGCCTATATGGACGGCATGAAACGCCTGAAAAATGTGCGTGGAAAATTTCTGGTTCGAGAAGGCGACTATAATTTCATCGCCAGCGATTACGCGGAATACCGTTGGATCAGCAAACAGGATTTCAAGTCTGTGCCCTTTTATGTCGTCGGTGGAAAGCTGGCCATCATGCTGTTGGAAATGGAGCCGATGATCATCTTGATCGATATCCCCGCCGTTGCAGCCGCCTACCGCATACATTTCCATGCCATGTGGGAGCAAGCCAAGATCCCCCCACTGCGTACGACAAACACAGACACATCGCAGTAA
- the lysS gene encoding lysine--tRNA ligase, which translates to MTETPAAAQDSAEHDAELAKASQAKLHHYDALRAANIPTFVHIFRPTHKAGDLQKEHEGLGAGETTQQAVRVAGRLRSVRNSGMFMDLEDASGKIQIFTSLKDPTPRQVLDLLPHLDMGDIVGVTGSIRRTPRGELTIDTQGLELLTKSLRPLPSKHYGLADVELRYRSREADLIANDRSRDVFRMRSRILRHIRQTLDEKGFLEVETPVLQPIPGGTSAKPFVTHHNTLDMELFLRIAPELYLKRLVIGGLAEGVYEMGRLFRNEGVSVKHNPEFTTIEIYQAYADYTDMMTVTEELVAGAAMALHGTYVLPYGERTLDFTPPWPRRTMLDLVTEHTGLDLAAYQDDPAAARGAAAKIGVGVSPKANWGQVVEAVFGEKVEHTLIQPTHVTDFPKDICPLTKTHRANPRLAERFESYANGWEMANAYSELNDPFEQFSRFQEQVAQREAGDDEAQYMDEDYVIALEYGLPPTGGLGIGIDRIVMLLTDSPSIREVILFPTLRSRPGRESLVRGRLGG; encoded by the coding sequence ATGACTGAGACTCCCGCCGCCGCGCAAGATTCCGCCGAGCATGACGCCGAATTGGCCAAGGCCAGTCAGGCCAAGCTGCATCATTACGACGCCTTGCGCGCGGCGAATATTCCTACATTCGTGCATATCTTTCGCCCTACGCATAAAGCGGGTGACTTACAAAAAGAGCATGAAGGCTTGGGCGCCGGCGAAACCACGCAGCAGGCTGTGCGCGTGGCGGGGCGTTTGCGCTCGGTGCGCAACAGCGGCATGTTTATGGATCTGGAAGACGCCAGCGGCAAGATTCAGATATTCACCTCGCTGAAGGATCCGACGCCCCGGCAAGTTCTGGACCTGCTGCCGCATCTGGATATGGGCGATATTGTGGGAGTAACGGGCAGCATACGCCGCACGCCGCGCGGGGAACTGACCATCGACACCCAGGGGCTGGAGCTTTTGACCAAGTCCTTGCGTCCTTTGCCCTCCAAGCATTACGGCCTGGCCGATGTGGAATTGCGCTATCGCAGCCGCGAGGCCGATCTGATCGCCAATGACCGCAGCCGCGACGTGTTTCGCATGCGCAGCCGTATCTTGCGCCATATCCGCCAGACGCTGGACGAAAAGGGGTTCTTAGAGGTCGAAACCCCCGTCTTACAGCCGATCCCCGGCGGCACCTCGGCCAAGCCCTTTGTGACGCATCACAACACGCTGGATATGGAGCTGTTCTTGCGCATCGCGCCCGAGCTGTATCTGAAGCGTCTGGTGATCGGTGGCCTTGCCGAAGGCGTCTATGAAATGGGCCGTCTGTTCCGCAACGAAGGAGTTTCGGTCAAGCACAATCCCGAATTCACGACGATCGAGATTTACCAAGCCTATGCCGACTACACCGACATGATGACCGTGACCGAAGAATTGGTCGCGGGCGCGGCCATGGCCCTACATGGCACCTATGTGCTGCCCTATGGCGAGAGGACTCTGGACTTCACCCCGCCCTGGCCGCGCCGCACGATGCTGGACTTGGTGACCGAGCATACAGGCCTGGACCTGGCCGCCTATCAGGACGATCCCGCCGCCGCGCGTGGGGCCGCCGCCAAGATCGGCGTGGGCGTCTCGCCCAAGGCCAATTGGGGCCAGGTGGTCGAGGCGGTATTCGGCGAAAAGGTGGAACACACCCTTATTCAGCCCACCCATGTGACGGATTTCCCCAAAGACATTTGCCCCTTGACCAAAACGCACCGCGCCAATCCGCGCTTGGCCGAGAGGTTCGAGAGCTATGCCAATGGCTGGGAGATGGCCAACGCCTATTCCGAGCTGAACGATCCGTTCGAGCAATTCTCGCGCTTTCAAGAGCAAGTCGCCCAGCGCGAAGCGGGGGACGACGAAGCGCAGTATATGGACGAAGATTATGTGATCGCCCTGGAATACGGCCTGCCGCCCACGGGCGGCCTGGGCATCGGCATCGATCGCATCGTGATGCTGTTGACCGACTCGCCCTCGATCCGCGAAGTCATCCTCTTTCCCACCTTACGCAGCCGCCCGGGCCGCGAGTCGCTGGTGCGGGGACGATTGGGCGGTTAG
- a CDS encoding NUDIX domain-containing protein, whose translation MSVPRFKLTPAVYLLLWDDHGDILLMLRQNTGYADGMYGLVAGHLDGDETATSAMCREAQEEAGIVLRPEDLYLRLTMHRLSHDSERIDLFFTTRAWRGQIVNAEPHKCARIGFFPSDPLPDTIIPYIREAILAIAQGRQYLEYGWRGDAPPNL comes from the coding sequence ATGTCCGTCCCGCGATTCAAACTGACTCCCGCCGTGTATCTGCTGTTATGGGACGATCATGGCGATATCCTGTTGATGCTGCGGCAGAACACCGGATATGCGGATGGGATGTATGGGTTGGTCGCGGGTCATCTGGACGGCGACGAAACCGCCACCAGCGCCATGTGCCGCGAGGCGCAGGAAGAGGCGGGCATCGTCTTACGGCCCGAGGATTTGTATTTGCGTCTGACCATGCACCGCCTGTCGCATGACAGCGAGCGTATCGATTTATTCTTTACCACCCGCGCATGGCGGGGCCAGATCGTCAATGCCGAGCCGCATAAATGCGCCAGAATAGGCTTCTTCCCGTCCGATCCCTTGCCCGACACCATCATTCCCTATATCCGCGAGGCGATTTTGGCGATTGCGCAAGGCCGCCAATATCTGGAATATGGATGGCGGGGCGATGCGCCCCCTAACCTTTGA
- a CDS encoding cysteine desulfurase — protein MTCDATASDALFPCTPQPPLNVEAMRRDFPILSRKMNGRPLVYLDTAASAQKPRAVLEAMNRFYEQDYANIHRGVYLLSQRATIAYERARERVRQFLNAQDAHEIVFTRGATEAINLVAQSWGRTNLKAGDEVVLTELEHHANIVPWQMLREQIGITLRIAPIQDSGELRLEDIEAAMTPRTRLLAVAHVSNALGTVLPVEEISALCRTRGIALLLDGCQAVGHGPVDVARLGCDFYVFSGHKIYGPTGIGVLYGKQEHLRAMPPWQGGGDMIEEVSFERTTYAAPPARFEAGTPPIAEAVGLHAALDYVAVLGLKRIAAHEHALLQAATERLSRIPGLRIVGTAPDKAAILSFVLNGAHPHDIGTILDHHGVAVRAGHHCAQPLMHRLGLPGTTRASFALYNTMDDVEALGRAVEEVGRMFG, from the coding sequence ATGACATGTGATGCGACCGCGTCGGACGCTTTGTTCCCCTGCACCCCGCAACCGCCCTTGAATGTTGAGGCCATGCGGCGCGATTTTCCCATCCTGTCGCGGAAAATGAATGGCCGTCCCCTTGTCTATTTGGACACCGCCGCCAGCGCGCAAAAACCCCGCGCGGTCCTGGAAGCCATGAACCGCTTTTACGAGCAGGACTACGCCAATATCCACCGAGGGGTTTATCTGCTGAGCCAGCGGGCGACCATCGCCTATGAACGCGCCCGCGAGCGTGTGCGCCAATTCCTGAATGCCCAGGACGCGCATGAGATCGTCTTTACGCGCGGCGCGACCGAGGCCATCAATCTGGTGGCGCAAAGCTGGGGCCGCACGAATCTAAAGGCGGGCGACGAGGTGGTGCTGACCGAGCTGGAGCATCACGCCAATATCGTTCCCTGGCAGATGCTGCGCGAGCAAATCGGCATCACGCTGCGCATCGCGCCCATTCAAGACTCGGGCGAGCTGCGTCTGGAGGATATCGAGGCCGCCATGACCCCGCGCACGCGCCTGCTTGCCGTGGCACATGTCTCGAACGCCTTGGGCACCGTGTTGCCGGTCGAAGAAATTTCCGCTTTATGCCGCACGCGCGGCATCGCCTTGCTGTTGGACGGGTGCCAAGCGGTGGGGCATGGTCCGGTGGACGTGGCCCGGCTGGGCTGCGATTTCTATGTCTTTTCCGGCCATAAGATCTATGGCCCCACGGGCATTGGCGTGCTGTATGGCAAGCAAGAGCATCTGCGCGCCATGCCGCCCTGGCAAGGCGGCGGCGATATGATCGAAGAGGTCTCTTTCGAACGCACCACCTATGCCGCGCCGCCCGCGCGTTTCGAAGCGGGCACCCCCCCCATCGCCGAAGCGGTGGGCCTGCATGCGGCCTTGGATTATGTGGCCGTCTTGGGGCTAAAGCGCATTGCAGCGCATGAACACGCCTTGTTGCAGGCCGCGACGGAAAGGCTTTCGCGCATTCCGGGCCTGCGGATCGTCGGCACCGCGCCCGACAAAGCGGCGATCCTGTCCTTTGTGCTGAACGGCGCGCATCCGCATGATATCGGCACCATCTTGGACCATCACGGTGTGGCCGTACGCGCCGGGCATCATTGCGCCCAACCCCTGATGCACCGCCTGGGCCTACCTGGCACCACCCGCGCCTCCTTTGCCCTCTACAACACCATGGACGATGTCGAAGCCCTGGGACGGGCGGTGGAGGAAGTGGGGCGGATGTTCGGGTAG
- a CDS encoding SufD family Fe-S cluster assembly protein — MTGAAQMVGPAQDKIPAWPSPRQEDWRWTPVARLNEAEFGAASAHDPLPLVGESSGLRIVVDEAGLCARLSTLDALEKRGLHLRHGQMGAESADPIPAFVAATTARSIDIHLDPGAVLADPVEIVFCASAQTQPAFFAHRINLHLGRGAELTLIERRSCAPGAPILMAHMRQTMLQPQARLHRLVIEPRSADMRTLSHETTHLDQDAALHEMILTQGGRLTRHERHVHLEARGAQAHLGGVLMPDHDNHAQILTFMHHDAPHTTSRQVFRSLADGTSSAAFQGRIVVAKGAMRADASQSHKGLLLAKGAAIHTKPELEINADDVRCAHGAAIGTLDADALFYLRARGLTEAAAHRLLTAAFARQALEAVPDLSAKAWAQLRPWMDWPDNGEED; from the coding sequence GTGACGGGGGCGGCGCAGATGGTCGGCCCTGCCCAGGATAAGATTCCCGCCTGGCCGTCGCCGCGCCAGGAAGATTGGCGTTGGACTCCCGTGGCGCGATTGAACGAGGCGGAATTCGGCGCGGCATCGGCGCATGATCCCCTGCCTTTGGTCGGTGAGTCATCCGGTTTGCGCATCGTGGTGGATGAAGCGGGACTATGCGCCCGGCTTTCCACCTTGGACGCTTTGGAAAAACGGGGCCTACATCTGCGTCATGGCCAAATGGGCGCGGAATCCGCCGACCCCATTCCGGCCTTCGTGGCCGCAACGACCGCGCGAAGCATCGATATCCATCTGGATCCGGGCGCGGTTTTGGCCGATCCGGTCGAGATCGTCTTTTGCGCTTCGGCACAAACGCAACCCGCCTTTTTTGCGCATCGAATAAACCTGCATCTGGGGCGCGGGGCCGAATTGACGTTGATTGAGCGTCGTTCATGCGCCCCCGGCGCGCCTATTCTGATGGCGCATATGCGCCAGACAATGCTGCAGCCGCAAGCGCGTTTGCATCGCCTGGTGATCGAGCCGCGCAGCGCGGATATGCGCACCCTTTCCCACGAGACGACGCATCTGGACCAAGACGCCGCCTTGCACGAGATGATCCTGACCCAAGGCGGACGCCTGACTCGGCACGAGCGGCATGTGCATCTGGAAGCGCGCGGCGCACAGGCTCATCTTGGCGGCGTGTTGATGCCAGACCATGACAACCACGCCCAAATCCTGACCTTCATGCATCACGACGCGCCGCACACAACCAGCCGCCAGGTTTTCCGTTCATTGGCCGATGGAACGTCCAGCGCGGCATTCCAAGGGCGGATCGTGGTGGCCAAAGGCGCCATGCGCGCCGATGCCAGCCAAAGCCATAAAGGATTGTTGCTGGCCAAGGGCGCGGCCATCCATACCAAGCCCGAATTGGAGATCAACGCCGATGACGTGCGCTGCGCCCATGGCGCGGCCATCGGAACGCTTGATGCGGATGCCTTGTTCTATCTGCGCGCGCGGGGCCTGACCGAGGCGGCGGCGCATCGTTTATTGACGGCGGCCTTTGCGCGGCAGGCGTTAGAAGCCGTGCCCGACTTATCCGCCAAAGCATGGGCGCAGTTGCGTCCATGGATGGATTGGCCCGATAACGGGGAGGAAGACTGA
- the sufC gene encoding Fe-S cluster assembly ATPase SufC: MLDIHDLRVAVAGKEVLKGLTLCVPAGQVHAIMGPNGSGKSTLSYALAGREGYEITGGGASLNGADLLAMEPEQRAAAGMFLAFQYPVEIPGVTNMTFLKESLNALRVARGEPPMDALQVLQAVRAQAALLGLSEDMLRRSVNAGFSGGEKKRNEALQMALLRPCMAVLDETDSGLDIDALRVVSDSVNALRAPDRSFLVITHYQRLLDYIVPDRVHVLAHGRIQASGGPELAKELERTGYAAYGEAA; the protein is encoded by the coding sequence ATGCTTGATATCCATGATCTGCGCGTGGCCGTTGCGGGCAAAGAGGTCCTTAAGGGACTGACTCTTTGCGTTCCGGCGGGACAGGTGCATGCGATTATGGGGCCGAACGGATCGGGGAAAAGCACCCTGTCTTACGCCCTGGCCGGACGCGAAGGCTATGAGATCACCGGCGGCGGCGCGAGTTTGAACGGCGCGGACCTGTTGGCGATGGAGCCCGAGCAACGCGCGGCGGCGGGCATGTTTTTGGCGTTTCAATATCCGGTGGAGATTCCCGGCGTCACCAATATGACCTTTTTGAAAGAAAGCTTGAACGCCCTGCGCGTGGCGCGCGGCGAGCCGCCGATGGACGCCTTGCAGGTGCTGCAAGCCGTGCGCGCCCAGGCGGCCTTGCTGGGATTATCCGAAGACATGCTTCGCCGCAGCGTTAATGCGGGTTTTTCAGGCGGCGAGAAAAAGCGCAACGAGGCGCTGCAGATGGCCTTACTGCGCCCCTGCATGGCCGTCTTGGACGAGACCGATAGCGGCCTGGATATCGACGCCTTGCGCGTGGTGTCGGATTCGGTGAACGCCTTGCGCGCGCCGGATCGGTCCTTTCTGGTCATCACCCATTATCAGCGTTTGTTGGATTACATCGTCCCCGACCGCGTGCATGTGCTGGCCCATGGCCGCATCCAGGCATCGGGAGGTCCCGAACTGGCCAAAGAGCTGGAACGCACCGGCTATGCCGCCTATGGCGAGGCGGCGTGA